A window from Setaria italica strain Yugu1 chromosome VIII, Setaria_italica_v2.0, whole genome shotgun sequence encodes these proteins:
- the LOC101757522 gene encoding uncharacterized protein LOC101757522, which produces MEVQPELSLGMSAPAAGFAVVKSPRSSSSDSDGSGGKKRKHFAWREEAMSHASGLELQLGDPLPPDWEQCLDLHSGRMYYLNRKTMKKSWVRPRSSNKEEQGALNLELNISTTPSIFDGKASSIGAAVADETRSPNGGGHMVAVPCANCHLLVMLCKSSPSCPNCKFVQPSVPAMPRTPPRRLDAVKPLETLSLLH; this is translated from the exons ATGGAGGTGCAGCCGGAGCTGTCGCTGGGGAtgtcggcgccggcagcgggcTTTGCTGTTGTGAAGAGCCCCAGGAGCTCGTCGTCGGACTcggacggcagcggcgggaagaagaggaagcactTCGCATGGAGGGAGGAGGCCATGTCCCATGCAAGCGGCCTGGAGCTCCAGCTCGGCGACCCTCTGCCGCCGGACTGGGAACAGTGCCTCGACCTGCAT TCTGGGAGGATGTACTACCTGAACAGGAAGACCATGAAGAAGAGCTGGGTGAGGCCGAGGTCGTCCAACAAGGAGGAGCAGGGCGCCCTGAACCTGGAGCTCAACATCTCCACGACCCCTTCCATCTTCGACGGCAAGGCTAGCTCCATCGGTGCTGCCGTTGCGGACGAGACCAGAAGCCCGAATGGCGGCGGCCACATGGTGGCCGTGCCCTGCGCCAACTGCCACCTCCTCGTCATGCTCTGCAAGTCCTCCCCGTCGTGCCCCAACTGCAAGTTCGTGCAGCCGTCGGTGCCTGCCATGCCGCGGACGCCTCCCCGCCGGCTTGACGCCGTCAAGCCGCTGGAGACCCTGAGCCTCCTGCACTAG